In Thermodesulfobacteriota bacterium, a single window of DNA contains:
- the mtnP gene encoding S-methyl-5'-thioadenosine phosphorylase: MKTVGVIGGSGLYEMEGLTDLRSIKVETPWGSPSDDLMEGKLGDTKMVFLPRHGRGHKIMPSEVNYRANIYAMKKLGVSWIISVSAVGSMREEIAPGHVVIPSQFFDQTKGRISTFFGDGIVAHVSMADPVCPRLSQALYTAARDLGATAHRGGVYICIEGPQFSSRAESNIYRKWGVDVIGMTNMPEAKLAREAEICYATLALSTDYDCWHEAHADVTVEDIIETLTKNVKLARRVIKAVVSMIPGREDCPCPDALKNAIITPKEAITEEAKRRLDIIVERYIK; the protein is encoded by the coding sequence ATGAAAACTGTCGGAGTGATAGGTGGCAGCGGCCTTTATGAAATGGAGGGGTTGACCGATCTTCGTTCTATTAAGGTGGAGACGCCTTGGGGAAGTCCCTCCGATGATCTAATGGAGGGAAAGCTGGGCGATACCAAAATGGTTTTTCTACCCAGACACGGGCGTGGTCATAAAATAATGCCTTCAGAGGTGAATTACCGGGCGAACATTTATGCCATGAAAAAGCTCGGTGTCAGTTGGATAATTTCAGTCAGTGCGGTGGGCAGTATGAGGGAGGAAATTGCTCCCGGTCATGTGGTCATCCCTTCACAGTTTTTCGACCAAACCAAGGGAAGGATATCCACTTTTTTTGGTGATGGTATCGTAGCTCATGTCTCCATGGCTGACCCGGTTTGTCCCCGTCTTTCCCAGGCTCTCTACACGGCGGCAAGAGACCTAGGGGCAACTGCGCACCGGGGTGGGGTCTACATCTGTATCGAGGGTCCCCAGTTCTCGTCGAGAGCGGAGAGCAACATATACAGGAAGTGGGGAGTTGATGTTATTGGTATGACCAACATGCCTGAAGCAAAGCTTGCACGCGAAGCGGAGATTTGCTATGCTACACTGGCACTCTCCACCGACTACGACTGCTGGCACGAAGCTCATGCAGATGTCACCGTGGAGGATATCATCGAGACGCTCACCAAGAACGTGAAGCTGGCTAGGCGGGTCATAAAAGCGGTCGTTTCGATGATCCCGGGAAGGGAAGACTGTCCCTGTCCTGATGCGCTCAAGAATGCGATTATCACGCCAAAGGAGGCAATAACCGAGGAGGCAAAGAGAAGATTGGACATAATAGTCGAGAGGTATATTAAATGA
- a CDS encoding peptide chain release factor 1, translating into MNFESRVNKLLEFKSKEYPITSLYLKLGPKERENFKYRITLKNLIKEQRDRLDKGGFTKQAIESVESDLKKIAGYIENTDQITGCRGIALFSSTGADVWEVFKLPLLYRNRLVVDWSPLIRQLVTISDEFGDIAVVIIDRKKARLFRIGLNGASEVAGYFYPEATRSTKFRSQEGKFKQRVSPAVGGGEVPHGLGEYGFQRKIENEIQQHFRYVSDKLFGYYKENKFDWLVIGGAESVITDFSHHIHTYLKERSLGSFVLEDIDSAKFDEIVEKSLELLDSMERRNEARIIKEFEEKLHLGFAVNGLESSLKALMMGQVRVLIVAEGFIQSGFICPESGVLVWEKRDSLCPEGKTPIPVEDIVDEAIEEALGQGAEVEVIFDQDAKKKIEGIGAILRFKL; encoded by the coding sequence TTTAAAAGCAAAGAATATCCAATTACCTCTCTTTATTTGAAACTGGGACCAAAAGAGAGAGAGAATTTTAAATACAGAATAACCTTGAAAAATCTCATAAAGGAACAAAGGGATAGATTAGACAAAGGTGGCTTTACCAAGCAAGCCATTGAGTCAGTAGAGTCTGATTTAAAAAAAATCGCTGGCTATATCGAAAACACAGACCAGATCACCGGTTGCAGAGGTATAGCACTATTTTCCTCCACTGGCGCAGATGTTTGGGAAGTGTTCAAGCTGCCCTTGCTATACCGCAATCGGTTAGTTGTAGATTGGTCTCCACTTATTAGGCAACTGGTTACAATCAGCGATGAGTTTGGGGATATAGCGGTGGTGATAATAGACCGTAAAAAAGCCCGGCTTTTCCGAATAGGATTAAATGGAGCAAGTGAGGTGGCTGGTTATTTTTATCCGGAAGCCACTCGCAGCACTAAATTCCGCTCGCAGGAAGGGAAATTCAAACAACGAGTGTCGCCCGCAGTCGGAGGTGGCGAAGTGCCCCATGGCCTTGGCGAATACGGCTTCCAGAGAAAGATAGAGAATGAAATTCAGCAGCATTTTAGATACGTATCCGATAAATTATTCGGCTATTACAAGGAGAATAAGTTTGATTGGTTGGTAATAGGCGGCGCCGAATCGGTCATCACCGATTTCTCTCATCATATCCACACTTATCTGAAGGAAAGGTCTCTGGGTTCGTTTGTGTTAGAAGATATAGACTCAGCCAAGTTTGATGAAATCGTGGAGAAATCGCTCGAGCTCTTGGATTCTATGGAACGTAGAAACGAAGCCAGGATAATTAAAGAGTTTGAAGAGAAGCTTCATCTGGGGTTTGCAGTAAATGGGCTAGAATCTTCTTTAAAGGCCCTTATGATGGGACAGGTGAGGGTACTAATAGTAGCGGAAGGGTTTATTCAATCAGGGTTTATTTGCCCGGAATCCGGTGTTTTGGTCTGGGAGAAAAGGGATAGCCTTTGTCCGGAGGGGAAAACCCCTATACCGGTGGAGGATATCGTGGATGAGGCTATTGAGGAAGCGCTGGGGCAGGGTGCCGAGGTGGAGGTGATTTTCGACCAGGACGCCAAGAAAAAAATAGAAGGGATCGGGGCGATTCTACGGTTCAAACTCTAA
- a CDS encoding PfkB family carbohydrate kinase: protein MSVLVVGSMALDTVETPFGRVEDVLGGSASYFSLAASLFTEVKVVAVVGEDFPDAYIRLFQSKGIELSGVQKTSGKTFRWHGRYGYDLGDPDTLGTYLNVFENFDPKLPEDYREVDYVFLANIDPELQLKVLKQVQKPKLVACDTMNYWIENKPAELKEVLRHVHMLIINDSEVRALANEPKIIKAAREVLDMGPAVLIVKRGEYGALMFSKDGIFWAPSYPLEEVVDPTGAGDTFAGGFLGYVSSQDTSDLTEFKKAVVYGSVIASYTVEDYSVSRLTFLEKDDVSTRFRAFMKLSNLD from the coding sequence ATGAGCGTTTTGGTAGTAGGGTCAATGGCCTTAGATACCGTGGAGACCCCGTTTGGACGGGTTGAGGACGTACTGGGCGGCTCTGCTTCTTATTTCTCTCTTGCGGCGAGCTTATTCACCGAAGTCAAGGTTGTAGCGGTAGTGGGTGAAGATTTCCCGGATGCGTACATTCGACTTTTCCAATCCAAGGGAATCGAGTTGAGCGGGGTTCAGAAGACCTCCGGAAAAACATTCCGGTGGCACGGACGGTACGGATACGACTTGGGAGACCCGGATACGTTGGGCACGTATCTCAACGTCTTCGAAAATTTCGACCCCAAATTGCCGGAGGACTACCGGGAGGTGGACTATGTCTTCCTGGCAAATATAGACCCTGAGCTCCAACTCAAAGTCCTCAAACAGGTCCAGAAGCCCAAACTGGTTGCCTGTGATACCATGAACTACTGGATAGAAAATAAGCCCGCTGAGTTGAAGGAAGTGCTCAGGCATGTTCACATGCTTATAATAAATGATTCGGAGGTCCGGGCATTGGCCAATGAACCGAAGATAATAAAAGCGGCCAGGGAGGTGCTGGATATGGGGCCCGCGGTTCTCATCGTGAAAAGAGGGGAATATGGAGCGTTAATGTTCTCCAAAGACGGGATATTCTGGGCTCCCAGTTATCCTCTGGAAGAGGTCGTTGACCCAACCGGGGCTGGTGATACCTTCGCCGGCGGGTTTTTGGGATATGTTTCCAGCCAGGATACCTCTGATTTAACCGAGTTTAAGAAGGCGGTTGTTTACGGGAGTGTTATTGCTTCATACACGGTAGAGGATTATAGTGTAAGCAGATTGACCTTTTTGGAAAAAGACGATGTAAGCACAAGGTTTAGGGCCTTCATGAAGCTTTCTAATCTTGACTGA
- the rsmG gene encoding 16S rRNA (guanine(527)-N(7))-methyltransferase RsmG, translating into MRTEEVLTAGARELGVLLTPAQVSLFLEYLNNLKFWNKKINLTGTRDDEDIIINHFLDSMTILPFISEGSRLLDIGSGAGFPGIPLKIVMPTLIITLLDSASKKVFFMREAIRKLSLTGIEAVCGRAEDVNNSVPRSHFQFVVSRAVGKLEDLAKLSIPYLGENGKIILMRGPNGLKEWEQLTHKSALRLRLSESKSLSLPFTGHRRVVLVITSTS; encoded by the coding sequence GTGAGGACGGAAGAGGTTTTAACAGCCGGGGCCAGGGAATTGGGAGTATTGCTAACGCCGGCCCAGGTCAGTCTTTTTCTCGAATATTTGAATAACCTTAAATTCTGGAACAAGAAAATTAATCTTACCGGAACTAGGGATGATGAGGATATCATAATAAATCATTTTCTCGATTCCATGACCATCCTGCCGTTCATTTCCGAGGGTTCAAGATTGCTCGACATTGGCTCCGGGGCTGGTTTTCCCGGTATCCCACTCAAGATCGTGATGCCTACTTTAATCATAACACTTCTCGATTCGGCGAGTAAAAAGGTTTTTTTCATGCGAGAGGCAATTAGAAAACTGAGTTTAACCGGGATCGAGGCCGTGTGCGGCCGGGCGGAGGATGTTAATAACAGCGTTCCGAGAAGCCATTTTCAATTCGTGGTTTCAAGAGCGGTGGGTAAACTTGAAGACCTGGCTAAACTGAGTATCCCATATCTTGGTGAGAACGGAAAGATTATCCTTATGAGAGGACCGAACGGACTCAAGGAATGGGAGCAGTTAACTCATAAAAGTGCCCTGAGGCTTAGGTTGTCAGAGTCTAAAAGCCTGTCTTTGCCTTTCACCGGACATCGTCGAGTGGTCCTGGTCATCACTTCAACATCATAG
- a CDS encoding choice-of-anchor P family protein encodes MRKTWVLTLLLLMCVFMPAAQTNRVWANGTETLGKPSITIQSGTGMTAAGTGLITQPGTINVNVPEDSVVKQALLYWECRGNEDKNVIVNGNINVVGQKIGGPNPDNQFPSRSFRSDITGLITPGANTLTVEGLNCDVTANNGAGVLVIFDQGIATEFSGEATVLDASVNLTVLQIDTTEVTAGPLPPEGGSDSDSVANLNVGNGAITSGTASALTIGAGSQSFSEAEVQNLNLNLLSLLLVGASVIRAEAEAICDPDGNASVSGNSEIADLAINTLLGPVNIPVSFPPNTVLADLNIAGLGQVKIVANEQTGSAMGGEGEITVNALHITLSTNIPLVGTVTVADIVISSAYADIVCDTDESDIIIIRDGDDFARAERETIELSTTKTQAFKFNATDFDRIAKMILFVGDAQQTRPDVILIKTFNTSGNLVKTIKLIDRLDASDGSQWDTETISVPVPAGVSKVTVQVQSKKDSKSNLTGRDSLVWVLAAFTLPTAEEANTFSGRATVARVSILDALNVVLGDTGPLPSSGGKLEETGVILDIPGVFSSGTGAASTMGAGNQSSSEATVEELELNLSLAGLITSATVITAETTAECDVNGKASVNGESIITDLVINGNTINITGAANQTIQIGPAKIIINEQIRTVNNGVGDITVNALHIIVPGVGELPDPVNVIIASAHSDISCN; translated from the coding sequence ATGAGGAAAACATGGGTTCTAACTTTATTGTTGTTAATGTGTGTTTTCATGCCGGCGGCTCAAACAAACAGGGTTTGGGCAAACGGGACGGAAACATTAGGGAAGCCAAGTATAACTATTCAGTCCGGCACTGGAATGACCGCTGCCGGTACCGGGTTAATTACTCAGCCCGGAACTATTAACGTCAATGTTCCCGAGGATTCAGTCGTTAAACAAGCGCTCCTTTACTGGGAATGCCGGGGGAACGAAGACAAAAATGTTATTGTTAATGGAAACATTAATGTCGTGGGTCAAAAGATAGGGGGCCCGAACCCCGACAACCAGTTTCCCAGCAGGAGCTTCAGGTCGGATATTACCGGTCTCATTACACCGGGGGCTAACACGCTGACAGTCGAGGGCTTGAATTGTGATGTTACTGCCAACAACGGCGCAGGCGTGTTGGTAATTTTTGACCAGGGGATTGCCACAGAATTCAGCGGCGAAGCGACGGTTTTGGATGCATCTGTTAATCTTACCGTCCTTCAAATCGACACAACCGAGGTTACGGCTGGTCCACTTCCACCGGAAGGCGGCTCCGATTCAGATAGCGTAGCAAACCTGAACGTGGGCAATGGTGCGATTACGTCCGGAACTGCTAGTGCATTGACGATCGGCGCGGGGAGCCAGAGTTTTTCCGAAGCCGAGGTGCAGAACCTGAATCTCAACTTATTAAGTCTCCTTCTAGTGGGAGCCTCAGTTATAAGGGCGGAGGCTGAAGCTATATGTGATCCAGATGGTAATGCTTCTGTGAGCGGCAATTCGGAAATAGCCGACCTAGCTATTAACACTCTTCTAGGCCCTGTAAACATACCGGTAAGCTTTCCACCAAATACGGTATTAGCCGACCTGAATATAGCGGGCTTAGGACAGGTAAAGATTGTTGCCAACGAGCAGACCGGCTCTGCGATGGGAGGCGAAGGAGAAATAACGGTAAATGCACTACACATAACCCTCAGTACAAATATCCCACTTGTTGGTACTGTTACCGTTGCAGATATCGTAATTTCCTCGGCATATGCCGATATAGTATGTGATACTGATGAGTCAGACATCATTATAATACGCGATGGAGATGATTTTGCGCGTGCTGAGAGAGAAACAATCGAACTAAGTACCACGAAAACGCAGGCATTCAAATTTAATGCCACCGATTTTGACCGTATAGCCAAGATGATTTTGTTTGTAGGGGACGCTCAACAGACCCGTCCTGATGTTATCTTAATCAAGACTTTCAACACCAGCGGCAACCTAGTTAAGACTATAAAATTAATTGATAGGCTTGATGCCTCTGACGGCTCGCAATGGGACACCGAAACTATATCTGTCCCGGTTCCGGCTGGAGTATCCAAGGTAACAGTTCAGGTACAATCGAAGAAGGACAGTAAAAGTAACTTAACCGGGCGTGATTCTTTGGTCTGGGTTCTTGCCGCATTTACCCTACCTACGGCGGAAGAGGCCAATACATTTAGTGGTAGAGCAACAGTGGCCAGGGTCTCAATTCTAGATGCACTTAACGTGGTTTTGGGTGATACCGGGCCTCTTCCATCCTCAGGTGGAAAGTTAGAGGAGACTGGTGTTATTCTGGACATACCCGGTGTGTTCAGTTCTGGAACAGGTGCTGCTTCCACCATGGGTGCAGGGAATCAAAGCAGTTCCGAGGCTACGGTGGAAGAGTTAGAGCTTAATCTGTCCTTGGCCGGCCTGATTACATCTGCTACGGTTATAACTGCTGAGACAACTGCTGAATGCGATGTCAACGGAAAAGCGTCAGTGAATGGGGAATCCATCATAACCGACTTGGTAATTAATGGAAACACTATTAACATTACCGGTGCAGCAAATCAGACAATACAAATCGGACCGGCAAAAATCATAATCAATGAGCAGATTCGTACGGTTAACAACGGTGTAGGCGATATCACAGTCAACGCCCTACACATAATTGTGCCAGGAGTAGGCGAACTTCCCGACCCGGTTAACGTGATTATCGCCTCGGCCCACTCCGATATAAGCTGTAACTAA
- a CDS encoding thermonuclease family protein, translated as MIDGDTIVLEGVNTQVRYLAIDAPEIPTEESPGDPLSLEAKRFNESLVGGKTVRLEFDEEKYDYYGRMLAYVYVDELFVNQEMVRSGLARAFIIKPNDKHERIIYEAEEQARRGRKGIWGDHRGFKPPDENVRFLIKPSQASRYIGQRVVVRGKITDFRKSDKVIVLEMENEMDVVIFSGDWGNFDFFGIVPEKYYPGKPVEVVGRVKMYRGKPQIVAGHPILIRELR; from the coding sequence GTGATTGATGGCGATACGATTGTGCTCGAAGGTGTTAATACCCAGGTCAGGTATCTAGCAATAGACGCTCCGGAGATTCCCACTGAGGAATCGCCAGGAGACCCCCTTTCTCTTGAGGCTAAGAGATTTAACGAAAGCCTTGTTGGCGGTAAGACAGTTCGATTAGAATTTGATGAAGAGAAGTATGACTATTACGGGAGAATGTTGGCTTATGTTTATGTAGACGAACTTTTTGTCAACCAAGAAATGGTCAGAAGCGGCCTGGCCAGGGCTTTCATAATAAAGCCCAATGATAAACACGAGAGAATCATCTATGAGGCAGAGGAGCAGGCAAGGCGGGGAAGAAAGGGAATCTGGGGAGATCATAGAGGGTTTAAGCCGCCTGATGAAAATGTCCGATTCTTGATCAAGCCATCCCAGGCATCCCGTTATATCGGGCAACGGGTGGTGGTAAGGGGTAAAATAACCGATTTTCGAAAATCGGATAAAGTGATAGTTCTAGAGATGGAAAATGAAATGGACGTGGTCATATTCTCGGGTGATTGGGGAAATTTTGATTTCTTCGGAATAGTGCCGGAGAAATATTATCCGGGAAAGCCGGTTGAAGTTGTAGGCAGGGTGAAGATGTATAGGGGCAAGCCGCAAATAGTGGCAGGCCATCCTATTTTAATCAGGGAACTCCGGTGA